From the genome of Streptomyces sp. V1I1, one region includes:
- a CDS encoding Xaa-Pro dipeptidyl-peptidase, producing the protein MPTHARGARLTCRSLVAAASAALMAMTLAPTGAHSAPVRESRPVYSYENAIRESIWVDTRLDGDGDGRTDRVAVDIVRPREPAQQGRKIPVIMDASPYYSCCGRGNESQKKTYDANGNPVQFPLYYDNFFVPRGYAFVAVDLAGTNRSDGCVDVGGRSDIQSAKAVVDWLNGRGRGYTTRTGGERARAGWSTGSTGMIGKSYDGTIANGVAATGVEGLKTIVPIGAISSWYDYYFAKGAPLYNSGPDWLSNYVESPDARARCQAVQQRLVDEAPRSGDLTRLWSERDYVADADNVEASVFAVHGMQDLNVRSKHFGQWWDALADEGVERKVWLSQTGHVDPFDFRRAEWVSTLHRWFDHYLLGYDNGIDREPMADIERAPDRWSTDRVWPPRSTDTTSLRPDKGAAAGVGTLSLQPARPGATETFTDDPTLDETDWAAQIDRSTSSKAGFITKPLGRDLRLSGSSRVTITATPSTTSAHLSAVLVDLGPDTIRDYAAAGEGITTLAERSCWGASTPGDSPCFKATKARTAAVDYTVFSRGWADLGNHASDAKGRPLTPGTAYTITLDLHASDHVVPAGHRLALIVGGTDRDLIDPPASTPALTLDLARTSAKLPIVGGPAAFVRATAGSTASVTPRGARLSGVAEPRPIRPIPGGDSR; encoded by the coding sequence ATGCCGACACACGCGCGGGGCGCCCGCTTGACGTGCAGATCGCTGGTGGCGGCGGCCTCGGCCGCCCTGATGGCCATGACCCTGGCCCCGACAGGCGCACACAGCGCGCCCGTACGGGAGAGCAGACCCGTCTACTCGTACGAGAACGCCATCCGTGAGTCCATATGGGTGGACACCCGGCTCGACGGCGACGGAGACGGGCGGACCGATCGCGTCGCCGTCGACATCGTCCGGCCGCGTGAGCCCGCGCAGCAGGGCCGGAAGATTCCCGTGATCATGGACGCCAGTCCGTACTACTCCTGCTGCGGACGCGGCAACGAGAGCCAGAAGAAGACATACGACGCGAATGGCAACCCCGTCCAGTTTCCGCTCTACTACGACAACTTCTTTGTCCCGCGCGGGTACGCCTTCGTCGCGGTCGACCTGGCGGGCACCAACCGCTCCGACGGCTGCGTCGACGTCGGCGGCCGCTCGGACATCCAGTCCGCCAAGGCCGTCGTCGACTGGCTGAACGGCCGCGGCCGCGGCTACACCACCCGCACCGGCGGCGAGCGTGCCCGGGCCGGCTGGAGCACCGGCAGCACCGGCATGATCGGCAAGAGTTACGACGGCACGATCGCCAACGGCGTGGCCGCCACCGGAGTCGAGGGGCTCAAGACGATCGTCCCGATCGGCGCCATCTCCTCCTGGTACGACTACTACTTCGCCAAGGGCGCCCCGCTCTACAACTCGGGCCCCGACTGGCTCTCCAACTATGTCGAGAGCCCCGACGCCCGCGCCCGCTGCCAGGCCGTCCAGCAGCGGCTGGTCGACGAGGCGCCCCGCAGCGGTGATCTGACCCGGCTGTGGAGCGAGCGCGACTACGTTGCCGACGCGGACAATGTCGAGGCCAGCGTCTTCGCCGTGCACGGAATGCAGGACCTCAACGTCCGCTCCAAGCACTTCGGCCAGTGGTGGGACGCCCTTGCCGACGAGGGCGTGGAGCGCAAGGTCTGGCTCTCGCAGACCGGGCACGTCGACCCGTTCGACTTCCGCCGCGCCGAGTGGGTCAGCACCCTGCACCGCTGGTTCGACCACTACCTTCTCGGCTACGACAACGGCATCGACCGCGAGCCGATGGCCGACATCGAGCGCGCACCCGACCGGTGGTCCACCGACCGCGTCTGGCCGCCCCGGTCCACCGACACCACCAGCCTCCGCCCGGACAAGGGTGCGGCGGCGGGCGTCGGCACGCTGAGTCTGCAGCCCGCACGCCCCGGCGCGACCGAGACCTTCACCGACGACCCGACGCTCGACGAGACCGACTGGGCCGCCCAGATCGACCGGTCGACCTCCTCCAAGGCCGGGTTCATCACCAAGCCCCTCGGCCGTGACCTTCGGCTGTCCGGCTCCTCCAGGGTGACCATCACCGCCACGCCGTCCACCACCAGCGCCCATCTCTCCGCGGTCCTCGTCGACCTCGGCCCCGACACGATCCGCGACTACGCGGCAGCCGGCGAAGGCATCACCACCCTTGCCGAACGCAGCTGCTGGGGCGCGAGCACCCCGGGCGACAGCCCCTGCTTCAAGGCGACCAAGGCCCGCACGGCAGCCGTCGACTACACGGTCTTCAGCCGCGGGTGGGCGGACCTCGGCAACCACGCCTCCGACGCGAAGGGCCGCCCGCTGACCCCCGGCACGGCGTACACCATCACTCTCGATCTGCACGCAAGTGACCATGTCGTCCCGGCCGGGCACCGGCTCGCCCTGATCGTCGGCGGCACGGACAGGGACCTCATCGACCCGCCCGCGAGCACTCCGGCGCTCACCCTCGATCTGGCCCGTACATCGGCGAAGCTGCCGATCGTCGGCGGCCCCGCCGCCTTTGTGCGCGCCACCGCGGGGTCCACCGCGTCCGTCACCCCGCGCGGAGCCCGGCT
- a CDS encoding NUDIX hydrolase, whose protein sequence is MSITPDHIRATLANYLDAHPDEKWRLAAIPELLDAEANLSSRKEFRGHVTAGAILADPAGRILHVKHRALNRWLLPGGHLEGGDTSLLAAAQRELTEETGIPASVVIPARDRPIHVDAHHIPANPAKGEPDHRHFDFRFLLRTSAEIVELQTEEVTAAAWRFADTIADEILRSRVMQALR, encoded by the coding sequence GTGTCCATCACGCCCGACCATATCCGCGCGACCCTCGCCAATTACCTCGACGCCCACCCCGACGAGAAATGGCGGCTCGCAGCCATCCCGGAACTCCTCGACGCCGAGGCCAACCTCAGTAGCCGTAAGGAGTTCCGAGGCCATGTCACCGCCGGAGCGATCCTCGCCGACCCCGCTGGGCGCATCCTCCACGTCAAGCACCGCGCCCTGAACCGCTGGCTGCTGCCCGGCGGACACCTCGAAGGGGGCGACACCAGCCTCCTCGCCGCCGCCCAGCGCGAGTTGACCGAGGAAACCGGCATCCCGGCCTCGGTCGTCATCCCAGCCCGAGACCGACCGATTCACGTCGACGCCCACCACATCCCCGCCAACCCCGCCAAGGGCGAACCCGACCACCGGCACTTCGACTTCCGGTTCCTCCTCCGCACCTCGGCCGAGATCGTCGAGCTGCAAACCGAAGAAGTCACCGCCGCGGCCTGGCGATTCGCCGACACCATCGCGGACGAGATCTTGCGCAGCCGCGTCATGCAGGCGCTGCGCTGA
- a CDS encoding sporulation protein, with protein MASTVRRTRPPNTDLARLIEDSGASHKSLALRVNQLAHQAGIETDYSHTSVANWCRRGMTPKLPVPLLLAQALGERLGRPVNLAEIGMGEAETIDASVGLDFSRDPADAVRVATSFWSSVNRRDFLKDTGSGFAVSAFTVPVTRWLVSPADETANHQGGQQVGRSDLDELREAADHARHWDSKYGGGNWKSSSVTDCLEHRAAPLLQGTFSDDVGSELFSVTAELSRLAGWTAFDVGQHNAAQRHFIQALRLARAGGDVQLGCYVLTTMAMQSLMRGFASQAVDMAQGAFERAKGQAAPRVLAFTKLIEARAHARENDPRSASRALAASEDLLGQAKTDNGDEPGWIDFYHHARLSADAAEVFRDLKNPKATLAWNKQAAAMPTGVFTRSVGMRLAIVGTAHLQARDLDHGLELGNRSVDILVRVQSTRAKDYVREFNAALAPWRREPAVREFIHRTRAELGVVA; from the coding sequence GTGGCATCGACAGTCCGTCGGACCCGTCCGCCCAATACGGACCTGGCCCGGCTCATCGAAGACTCTGGTGCGAGCCACAAGTCCCTGGCTCTGCGCGTCAACCAGCTCGCCCACCAGGCCGGGATAGAGACGGACTACTCGCATACCTCCGTGGCGAACTGGTGTCGGCGCGGGATGACCCCGAAGCTCCCGGTGCCCCTGCTGCTGGCCCAAGCTCTTGGGGAACGGCTGGGGCGGCCAGTCAATCTCGCGGAAATCGGTATGGGCGAGGCGGAGACAATCGATGCTTCGGTGGGGTTGGATTTCTCGCGAGATCCCGCCGACGCCGTCCGCGTCGCCACTTCGTTCTGGAGCTCCGTGAACCGCCGCGACTTCCTCAAGGACACCGGGTCCGGCTTCGCCGTGTCCGCGTTCACCGTCCCCGTCACCCGCTGGCTCGTCAGCCCCGCCGATGAGACCGCCAACCACCAGGGCGGCCAGCAAGTCGGCCGCTCGGACCTGGACGAGCTGCGCGAGGCAGCCGACCACGCCCGTCACTGGGACTCGAAGTATGGCGGCGGGAACTGGAAGTCCAGTTCCGTCACCGACTGTCTTGAGCACAGGGCGGCCCCGCTCCTGCAGGGCACTTTCTCCGACGATGTCGGCAGTGAACTCTTCAGCGTGACGGCCGAGTTGTCGCGGCTGGCGGGGTGGACGGCGTTCGACGTCGGGCAGCACAACGCCGCCCAGCGGCACTTCATCCAGGCTCTCCGCCTGGCCCGCGCGGGCGGAGATGTGCAGCTGGGCTGCTATGTCCTGACCACGATGGCCATGCAGTCCCTGATGCGGGGCTTCGCGTCCCAGGCCGTGGACATGGCCCAGGGCGCCTTCGAACGCGCCAAGGGCCAGGCGGCGCCCAGGGTGCTGGCGTTCACCAAACTGATCGAGGCCCGCGCTCACGCCCGCGAGAACGACCCCAGGTCCGCCTCACGGGCCCTCGCAGCCTCCGAGGATCTGCTGGGCCAGGCCAAGACCGACAACGGCGACGAGCCCGGATGGATCGACTTCTATCACCACGCCCGCCTGTCGGCGGACGCCGCTGAGGTCTTCCGCGACCTGAAGAATCCCAAGGCCACTCTCGCCTGGAACAAGCAGGCTGCCGCCATGCCGACCGGGGTGTTCACCCGCTCCGTCGGGATGCGGCTCGCGATCGTGGGGACCGCCCATCTGCAGGCCCGCGACCTCGACCACGGCCTCGAACTCGGCAATCGCAGCGTCGACATCCTCGTCCGCGTCCAGTCCACCCGCGCGAAGGACTACGTCCGCGAGTTCAACGCGGCACTGGCCCCCTGGCGGCGCGAGCCAGCCGTCCGCGAGTTCATCCACCGCACCCGCGCCGAACTCGGCGTCGTCGCCTAA
- a CDS encoding asparagine synthetase B, which yields MCGIAGLAGPDAHWHQMTVKAMGIAQHYRGPDGTMHAASSDGWAVLAMNTLLIVDPLAHPGPYLDRPSGVLLAFNGEIYNYRQRATAWGIELAEKETDAHLVLKAWTKLGPSCLDGLDGMFALAVYDPRVGKLFLARDRLGEKPLYWRLDGGRLAFASEVTSLIGYGSAPLIVRPEMLAIETPVGVDTPFQGIQLLAPATLLTFDVVTASLQQTIWWRLENRLPFGGDYRQALAAFSVVLAEQVPLRAPGCDFALLLSGGLDSSVLAYLMRPPVCVTVSYPGQDRLDESDVAARIARDIGAELVVVEPDHIDFTKILPHMMSALDYPMGNASTFSEHMAYRKVSDLGLKVVVGGLGPDEFLMGYVRHALVLFGPDAVLKAGLDAYRPLAAKLLHTAGQQLEPGESVTRLILRGPDPEMRLRALVADAMERAGGDLARGLTLADLATAWRPLVMTSDKLASAHALERRSPYLARELVELSYRLPVEHKIADPASGKRILRDAAKALGLPREVWGSRDKLGFSSPVPTWLNGPLATWADAQIRTALAEAPAALRPLLTDGLKPGGRFDRTRMQALLAAAWFSHQSVRAAA from the coding sequence ATGTGCGGAATCGCAGGACTGGCCGGACCGGACGCCCACTGGCACCAGATGACGGTGAAGGCCATGGGCATCGCCCAGCACTACCGCGGACCGGACGGCACCATGCACGCCGCATCCAGCGACGGGTGGGCGGTGCTGGCCATGAACACGCTGCTGATCGTGGACCCGCTGGCCCACCCCGGCCCCTACCTCGACCGCCCCTCGGGGGTGCTGCTGGCCTTCAACGGAGAGATCTACAACTACCGTCAGCGGGCCACAGCCTGGGGCATCGAGCTCGCTGAGAAAGAGACCGACGCCCACCTCGTCCTCAAGGCCTGGACGAAGCTCGGACCGTCCTGCCTGGACGGGCTGGACGGCATGTTCGCCCTCGCGGTCTATGACCCCCGCGTCGGCAAGCTGTTCCTGGCCCGCGACCGGCTGGGGGAGAAGCCTCTCTACTGGCGCCTGGACGGCGGCCGGCTCGCGTTCGCCTCCGAGGTCACCTCCTTGATCGGCTACGGTTCGGCACCGCTGATCGTCCGCCCGGAGATGTTGGCGATCGAGACCCCGGTCGGCGTCGACACCCCGTTTCAGGGCATCCAACTGCTGGCCCCGGCGACGTTACTGACCTTCGACGTCGTGACCGCCTCGCTGCAACAGACCATCTGGTGGCGTCTGGAGAACCGGCTGCCGTTTGGGGGCGACTACCGCCAGGCCCTGGCCGCCTTCTCGGTCGTGCTGGCCGAGCAGGTCCCGCTTCGGGCCCCTGGCTGCGACTTCGCCCTACTGCTGTCCGGCGGCCTGGACTCCTCGGTTCTGGCCTATCTGATGCGGCCCCCGGTCTGCGTCACCGTCTCCTACCCGGGCCAGGACCGCCTGGACGAGTCGGATGTCGCGGCCCGGATCGCGCGGGACATCGGGGCCGAGCTCGTGGTGGTCGAGCCGGATCACATCGACTTCACCAAGATCCTGCCGCACATGATGTCCGCGCTGGACTACCCGATGGGCAACGCGTCCACGTTCTCCGAGCACATGGCTTACCGGAAGGTCTCCGACCTCGGCCTGAAGGTGGTGGTCGGTGGGCTCGGTCCGGACGAATTCCTAATGGGCTACGTCCGCCATGCCCTGGTCCTGTTCGGTCCTGACGCCGTCCTCAAGGCGGGCCTGGACGCCTACCGGCCGCTTGCCGCCAAGCTCCTGCACACCGCGGGCCAGCAGTTGGAGCCTGGCGAGTCGGTCACCCGGCTCATCCTGCGCGGACCGGACCCCGAGATGCGGCTCAGGGCCTTGGTCGCCGACGCCATGGAACGGGCTGGCGGCGACCTGGCTAGGGGGCTGACCCTGGCCGATCTGGCAACGGCCTGGCGGCCGTTGGTGATGACGAGCGACAAGCTCGCCTCCGCCCACGCATTGGAGCGCCGGTCCCCCTACCTAGCGCGTGAACTGGTGGAGCTGTCCTACCGACTCCCGGTCGAGCACAAGATCGCCGATCCGGCGTCGGGCAAGCGGATCCTGCGGGATGCCGCGAAGGCCCTCGGCCTGCCCCGCGAGGTCTGGGGAAGCCGCGACAAGCTCGGCTTCTCCTCCCCTGTCCCCACCTGGCTCAACGGCCCCCTCGCGACCTGGGCAGACGCCCAGATCCGCACCGCGCTCGCCGAGGCCCCGGCCGCGCTGCGGCCGCTGCTGACGGACGGCCTCAAGCCTGGCGGCCGGTTCGACCGGACGAGGATGCAGGCCCTGCTGGCAGCCGCCTGGTTTTCACACCAGTCGGTGAGGGCTGCCGCATGA
- a CDS encoding NUDIX domain-containing protein, which yields MHSATTRPERPATARGAVAIITNRRGELLLHLRDDLPNIAWPAHWSLLGGGADEGESPTETVVRELYEEAGLVPRNLTELFELRDEHGSGQLISFFAADWDGDETTLPLAEGVKLQFFAPEHLDVLTIPPFIRDGIHLYLAARPA from the coding sequence ATGCACTCTGCCACCACCCGTCCCGAGCGCCCGGCCACCGCCCGCGGCGCGGTCGCCATCATCACCAACCGGCGCGGCGAACTTCTCCTGCACCTGCGGGACGACCTGCCCAATATCGCCTGGCCCGCCCACTGGAGCTTGCTCGGGGGCGGCGCCGACGAGGGGGAGAGCCCTACCGAGACGGTTGTCCGCGAGCTCTACGAGGAAGCGGGACTCGTCCCCAGGAATCTCACCGAGCTCTTCGAGCTCCGCGACGAACACGGCTCCGGCCAGCTGATCAGCTTCTTCGCCGCCGACTGGGACGGCGACGAGACCACGCTGCCGCTGGCCGAGGGCGTCAAGCTCCAGTTCTTTGCCCCCGAACACCTCGACGTCCTCACGATCCCGCCGTTCATCCGGGACGGGATCCACCTCTATCTGGCCGCCCGGCCCGCCTGA
- a CDS encoding UDP-glucose/GDP-mannose dehydrogenase family protein: MKLTVVGCGYLGATHAACMAELGHEVLGMDSDMDKVSVLNSGKAPFFERDLDELLAKHTASGRLKFTASYAEAAHFADLHFIGVGTPQTPGMDIYDLTHLHSAVRQLAPRLTGPAVIAVKSTVPVGTAPRVAEILREFAPAGDQVEVAWNPDFLRESLAIEDTLHPDRLVLGFQKEQTWAEVMLRQCFAKIIESGTPTIVTDWATAELAKGAANSFLATKISFINAMAEICEKSDADVHQLAEILGHDLRIGRRGMRPGLGFGGGCLPKDIRGFIAQAVVLGAETATGILREADAVNHRRREAMVDLAREQLDGNLMGKRITIWGAAFKPNTDDIRDSPALAVAHKLHELGATVTVTDPKALDNARKLHPELDYIEDPIAAVQDTDLLLHLTEWAEFGHIDPHRLAHRPTKPLIIDGRGTLNPDTWREAGWAYRSLGRR, translated from the coding sequence GTGAAGCTCACCGTCGTCGGCTGCGGCTACCTCGGCGCCACCCACGCTGCCTGCATGGCCGAACTCGGCCACGAAGTCCTCGGCATGGACTCCGACATGGACAAGGTCAGCGTCCTCAACTCCGGCAAGGCCCCGTTCTTCGAGCGCGACCTGGACGAGCTGCTGGCCAAGCACACCGCCTCGGGCCGGCTGAAGTTCACCGCCTCCTACGCGGAGGCCGCCCACTTCGCCGACTTGCACTTCATCGGGGTCGGCACCCCGCAGACGCCCGGCATGGACATCTACGACCTCACTCACCTCCATTCCGCGGTCCGACAACTCGCCCCTCGTCTGACCGGTCCGGCGGTGATCGCGGTCAAGTCGACCGTCCCGGTCGGCACCGCACCTCGCGTCGCCGAGATCCTGCGGGAGTTCGCCCCGGCCGGCGACCAGGTCGAGGTCGCCTGGAACCCAGATTTCCTGCGCGAATCGCTCGCCATCGAGGACACCCTCCACCCCGACCGGCTCGTTCTCGGCTTCCAGAAGGAGCAGACCTGGGCCGAGGTCATGCTGCGGCAGTGCTTCGCGAAGATCATCGAGTCCGGGACCCCGACGATCGTCACCGACTGGGCGACGGCCGAACTCGCCAAGGGAGCCGCGAACTCCTTCCTCGCCACCAAGATCTCCTTCATCAACGCGATGGCCGAGATCTGCGAGAAGTCCGACGCCGACGTCCACCAGCTCGCCGAGATCCTCGGCCACGACCTCCGCATCGGGCGCCGCGGGATGCGGCCGGGTCTTGGCTTCGGCGGCGGCTGCCTGCCCAAGGACATCCGCGGCTTCATCGCCCAGGCGGTAGTGCTCGGCGCCGAGACAGCCACCGGCATCCTCCGGGAGGCCGACGCGGTCAACCACCGCCGCCGCGAGGCCATGGTCGACCTCGCCCGCGAACAGCTCGACGGCAATCTCATGGGCAAGCGGATCACCATCTGGGGCGCCGCCTTCAAACCGAACACCGACGACATCCGCGACTCGCCCGCCCTCGCCGTCGCCCACAAACTCCACGAGCTCGGCGCCACCGTCACCGTCACCGACCCCAAGGCCCTCGACAACGCCCGCAAACTCCACCCCGAACTCGACTACATCGAGGACCCTATCGCCGCCGTCCAGGACACCGACCTTCTGCTGCACCTGACCGAATGGGCCGAGTTCGGTCACATCGACCCGCACCGCCTTGCCCACCGCCCCACTAAGCCCCTGATCATCGATGGACGCGGCACCCTCAACCCCGACACCTGGCGCGAAGCCGGATGGGCCTATCGGAGCCTCGGCCGTCGTTGA
- a CDS encoding M1 family metallopeptidase: MHRRLIVPSAIAASLLLAIPASAADSAPGAPGIGDTYYPASGNGGYDVSHYDLRLKYQPATDLLEGTATILATATQNLSRFNLDFGLDVSEVRVNNKKAQFKKEGDQELVITPTAPLEKGKPVPVVVRYAGKPSELNIGGFTAWLRTPDGGVAAQEPDSAVWWFPSNDHPLDKATYDISVLVPDGTQAISNGVLQSQSSRLGWTRYNWRSNKPQASYLATLAVGKFDITTDKTADGPPILNAYSKDLGDNAGAARASVERTGEVAEWLTGVFGPYPFNALGGYVPNVTSGYALETQTRPFYSPRQFANGANVSVVVHELAHQWYGDSVSVDGWKDIWVNEGFARYSQWLWSEKEGEGTAQELADWVYAQHPADDAFWTVKPGDPGPDKQFDIAIYDRGALALQALRGEVGDKDFFAILKGWPTEHAYGNAKVGDFVKYAEKVSGKPLAGLFDTWLYQPSKPGAPAAAGARIAEADGKHAQPKSWKKIAATNTIHEHDHH; encoded by the coding sequence GTGCACCGCAGACTTATCGTCCCGAGCGCGATCGCGGCCTCACTGCTGCTGGCGATCCCGGCATCGGCCGCCGACTCCGCGCCGGGCGCCCCGGGCATTGGCGACACCTACTACCCGGCCAGCGGAAACGGCGGATACGACGTATCTCACTACGACCTGAGGCTGAAGTACCAGCCCGCCACGGATCTGCTCGAGGGCACGGCGACGATCCTGGCCACCGCCACGCAGAACCTGAGCCGTTTCAACCTCGACTTCGGTCTTGACGTCAGCGAGGTGCGGGTCAACAACAAGAAGGCGCAGTTCAAGAAGGAGGGTGACCAGGAACTGGTCATCACTCCGACCGCGCCGCTGGAGAAGGGCAAGCCCGTCCCAGTGGTCGTCCGCTACGCGGGCAAGCCCTCCGAGCTGAACATCGGCGGGTTCACGGCCTGGCTCCGTACTCCGGACGGCGGAGTCGCCGCCCAGGAGCCGGACTCGGCCGTGTGGTGGTTCCCGAGCAACGACCACCCGCTGGACAAGGCGACCTACGACATCTCGGTCCTGGTGCCCGACGGGACCCAGGCGATCAGCAACGGTGTCCTGCAGTCACAGAGTTCGAGGCTGGGCTGGACGCGTTACAACTGGCGCTCCAACAAGCCGCAGGCGTCGTATCTCGCCACGCTCGCCGTCGGGAAGTTCGACATCACCACCGACAAGACGGCCGACGGGCCGCCGATCCTCAATGCGTACAGCAAGGACCTCGGCGACAACGCGGGGGCGGCGCGGGCGAGCGTCGAGCGGACCGGTGAGGTCGCCGAGTGGCTGACCGGGGTCTTCGGCCCGTACCCCTTCAATGCTCTCGGCGGCTACGTCCCCAATGTGACGAGCGGCTACGCGCTGGAGACGCAGACCCGTCCGTTCTACAGCCCGCGGCAGTTCGCCAACGGCGCGAATGTTTCCGTGGTCGTCCATGAGCTGGCCCACCAGTGGTACGGCGACAGTGTCTCCGTCGACGGCTGGAAGGACATCTGGGTCAACGAAGGCTTTGCCCGCTACAGCCAGTGGCTCTGGTCGGAGAAGGAGGGCGAGGGCACCGCGCAGGAGCTCGCGGACTGGGTCTATGCCCAGCACCCGGCCGATGACGCCTTCTGGACGGTCAAGCCCGGTGACCCGGGCCCGGACAAGCAGTTCGACATCGCCATCTACGACCGGGGCGCGCTGGCGCTCCAGGCGCTGCGGGGCGAGGTCGGCGACAAGGACTTCTTCGCGATCCTCAAGGGCTGGCCGACCGAGCACGCCTACGGCAACGCCAAGGTCGGCGACTTTGTGAAGTACGCCGAGAAGGTCTCCGGCAAGCCGCTGGCCGGTCTGTTCGACACCTGGCTCTACCAGCCGTCCAAGCCTGGCGCTCCGGCCGCGGCGGGTGCCCGGATCGCTGAGGCCGACGGCAAGCACGCCCAGCCGAAGTCGTGGAAGAAGATCGCCGCCACGAACACGATTCACGAGCACGACCACCACTGA
- a CDS encoding LacI family DNA-binding transcriptional regulator yields the protein MPEQTTGSRPTLEAVAARAGVSRATASRVVNGGAGVRPPLVDKVRQAVEELGYVPNHAARTLVTRRNGAVAVIIAEPEFRIFSDPFFEQQVRGISRELTAYDSQLVLLWVEGPGDYDRIARYLGGGHVDGALAFSLHNDDELPAIIRRVQVPTVFGGRPGWPGAASELAVPYVDCDNRGGAREAVRHLVSLGRRHIAHIAGPRDQTSAQDRIDGYRDVLLDADPELVCQGDFTADSGARAMAELLDRRPELDAVFAANDLMASGALRTLRERGRRVPQDVALVGFDDMASVVETTDPALTTVRQDIEGMGRLMVRLLMRVLNEGEPGAGAPASVITPTTLVRRASA from the coding sequence TTGCCCGAGCAGACCACGGGGTCCCGCCCCACCCTGGAAGCCGTCGCCGCCCGCGCCGGCGTCTCCCGGGCCACGGCATCGCGGGTCGTCAACGGCGGCGCTGGGGTTCGCCCCCCGCTGGTCGACAAGGTGCGCCAGGCGGTCGAGGAGCTCGGATACGTACCGAATCACGCGGCCCGCACCCTCGTCACCCGGCGCAACGGCGCGGTCGCCGTGATCATCGCCGAGCCGGAGTTCCGGATCTTCTCGGACCCCTTCTTCGAGCAGCAGGTGCGCGGCATCAGCCGCGAGCTGACGGCATACGACTCCCAGCTGGTGCTGCTGTGGGTGGAGGGGCCCGGCGACTACGACCGGATCGCCCGCTATCTCGGCGGCGGCCATGTCGACGGCGCACTGGCCTTCTCACTGCACAACGACGACGAACTGCCCGCCATAATCCGCCGGGTGCAGGTGCCCACCGTCTTCGGCGGCCGTCCGGGCTGGCCCGGCGCCGCCTCCGAGCTCGCCGTCCCCTATGTCGACTGCGACAACCGCGGCGGCGCCCGGGAAGCCGTACGTCATCTGGTCTCCCTGGGCCGCCGGCACATCGCGCACATCGCCGGCCCCCGCGACCAGACCTCCGCGCAGGACCGGATCGACGGCTACCGCGACGTCCTGCTGGACGCCGACCCGGAGCTCGTCTGCCAGGGCGACTTCACGGCGGACAGCGGCGCCCGCGCGATGGCCGAACTGCTGGACCGCCGCCCGGAACTGGACGCCGTGTTCGCCGCCAACGACCTGATGGCGTCGGGAGCGCTGCGGACGCTGCGCGAGCGGGGGCGGCGGGTGCCGCAGGACGTGGCGCTGGTCGGCTTCGACGACATGGCGTCGGTGGTGGAGACGACCGATCCGGCGCTGACGACGGTCCGTCAGGACATCGAGGGGATGGGCCGGTTGATGGTCCGGCTGCTGATGCGCGTACTGAACGAGGGCGAGCCCGGGGCCGGCGCTCCCGCCTCCGTGATCACTCCGACCACGCTGGTGCGACGGGCCTCGGCCTGA